The DNA segment GAAATGCTCGATGATAACGGCGCCTCTATTTTTGGCTCTATCGATCAAAAAGTGGTTGAGTACAAGGCGTAAGGCTTTTGTGTTTACACAGTGACAGATAATATTGACGGGGCTTTTAGCCCCGTTTTTTTCAGGATGACATAAGGACAGAGTGAGATGAAACTATACGGTTATTGGCGCTCTAGCGCCGCCTATCGTGTGCGTATTGCCCTCAATCTTAAAGGCGTGAGCGCCGAGCAGCTGTCGGTGCATTTAGTGCGTGATGGTGGCGAGCAGCATAAGGCGGATTATATCGCCCTAAATCCGCAGGAGTTGGTGCCGACCTTAGTGGTCGATGATGAGCAGGATGGTGATGCCTTATCCCAATCCCTCGCCATTATCGAGTATCTGGATGAGCTTTATCCAAAGACGCCGCTACTGCCGGCATCGGCGCTTGAACGTGCCCATGTGCGCGCCATGGCGTTAACCATCGCCTGTGAAATTCATCCACTCAATAACCTGAGGGTATTGCAGTATTTAACTCAGAAGCTGAGCGTCGACGAAGAAGCCAAAACCGCGTGGTATCACCATTGGGTGGCGAGTGGATTTGCGGCGCTCGAAACTCAACTTGCGCGCCATAGTGGTCGTTATTGCTTTGGTGACAAAGTGACGCTGGCGGATCTGTGCTTAGTACCGCAGGTTTACAACGCGCAGCGTTTTAATGTGGATTTAACACCGTACCCCAATATCATGCGGGTATGGGCTGAGTGTAATCTGTTGCCAGCTTTTGCGGATGCGGCGCCAGAGCGTCAAGCCGACGCGGTTTAGGCCATTTTGTGGTGAGTATCGTTTGTCCAAGATAAGGTTAAGCTTATCGCCATACTAACCTGGATGATAAGACTCATTTTATGAGTCTTATCATAGCGATGGCGTTGATATGGTGGTTATTGGAAGATGATTTTCACTAAATTAATAGGTTATTGGCTTTTTTGTCATCAAGTGGTTAAGTGCAGTATTGCTAATAACGATCTCTAATAGCGATTTCAATAACGATGACAAATGGCATAAATCGACGCCCAGTGATTGTCCATTCTTATGTGCTAGCCAAGATAACCGCGGATTTTAGGCATGACTGAAACGGAATTAGCTGCAGTATTACGCACATGGCTAAGCCAAGATAAGCATCGGATGAGAGCGCTTGAATTGGCGCAGCAGTGCGCCCAAGTGCATAGTTTGCCGCAGTGGTGCTTGGCGGCTGGGTTTGTCCGCAATTTGGTGTGGGACAAATTGCATGATATTCAGCAGCGTCCGTTAAACGATATCGATCTGATTTACTATTGCCCCTTGGATACTCGTCCCGAGCGGGATAG comes from the Shewanella seohaensis genome and includes:
- the maiA gene encoding maleylacetoacetate isomerase, with amino-acid sequence MKLYGYWRSSAAYRVRIALNLKGVSAEQLSVHLVRDGGEQHKADYIALNPQELVPTLVVDDEQDGDALSQSLAIIEYLDELYPKTPLLPASALERAHVRAMALTIACEIHPLNNLRVLQYLTQKLSVDEEAKTAWYHHWVASGFAALETQLARHSGRYCFGDKVTLADLCLVPQVYNAQRFNVDLTPYPNIMRVWAECNLLPAFADAAPERQADAV